A genomic segment from Bacteroidota bacterium encodes:
- a CDS encoding homoserine dehydrogenase produces the protein MNRKDLTIGLFGFGCVGYGLYEVLEKTPGLKANIKRICVKDKNKQRQIPAHHFTFDKHDIFNDDSINTIVELIDDTDAAFEIVKTALQKGKAVVTANKKMIAEHFEELLQLQRQYNVPLLYEAACCASIPIIRNLEEYYDNDLLESIEGIVNGSTNYILTKTSEENISYADALLQAQQKGYAESNPIMDTGGFDAKYKLLLLIAHAFGVVAKPNDIYNIGIDKIGELELNYAREKGLKIKLVAYAEKTADGKIRSFVLPKFIHKSDKLFSVDDVFNGVKTKSYFSDVQFFVGKGAGAYPTASAVLSDISALSYDYRYEYKKLNQKETLANESDIMLKIFLRHDLAYGSEFKKYFETINESYLNHESGFIIGTISLKYLKQINERPNAETSIILFEIANSNTTAFSNKEAIEEHAFA, from the coding sequence ATGAATAGAAAAGATTTAACAATAGGCTTATTTGGTTTTGGTTGTGTAGGTTATGGACTGTACGAAGTGTTGGAAAAAACACCCGGACTAAAAGCAAACATCAAACGCATTTGTGTAAAAGATAAAAACAAACAAAGGCAAATACCTGCGCATCATTTCACTTTTGATAAGCATGATATTTTTAATGATGATAGCATCAATACCATTGTGGAGTTAATTGACGATACCGATGCAGCATTTGAAATTGTAAAAACGGCTTTGCAAAAAGGCAAGGCTGTAGTAACGGCCAACAAAAAAATGATTGCAGAACATTTTGAAGAGTTACTGCAATTACAAAGGCAATACAATGTTCCGCTGCTATACGAAGCAGCCTGCTGTGCCAGCATTCCGATTATTCGTAATTTAGAAGAATACTATGACAACGATTTATTAGAATCTATTGAAGGCATTGTAAATGGCTCTACCAACTATATACTCACCAAAACATCAGAAGAAAATATTTCGTATGCCGATGCTTTACTGCAAGCACAACAAAAAGGTTATGCAGAGTCTAACCCCATAATGGACACAGGTGGCTTTGATGCTAAATATAAGCTGCTGCTGTTAATTGCCCATGCCTTTGGCGTGGTAGCCAAACCCAACGATATTTACAATATAGGAATAGATAAAATTGGTGAACTCGAATTAAACTATGCCCGCGAAAAAGGTTTAAAAATAAAACTGGTTGCCTATGCCGAAAAAACAGCCGATGGTAAAATAAGATCATTTGTATTGCCAAAATTCATTCATAAAAGCGACAAGCTATTTTCAGTTGATGATGTATTCAATGGGGTAAAAACAAAGTCCTATTTCAGCGATGTACAGTTTTTTGTGGGTAAAGGAGCAGGCGCTTATCCAACAGCTTCAGCCGTATTATCCGATATTTCAGCACTGAGTTATGATTACAGGTATGAGTATAAAAAACTAAATCAAAAGGAAACATTAGCCAATGAATCAGACATTATGCTCAAAATATTTTTACGCCATGATTTAGCTTATGGCAGCGAGTTTAAAAAATATTTTGAAACCATCAATGAATCATACCTTAACCATGAATCGGGTTTTATTATTGGTACTATTTCACTCAAGTATCTGAAACAAATTAATGAAAGACCGAATGCAGAAACCTCTATTATACTTTTTGAAATAGCAAATAGTAATACCACTGCATTTAGCAATAAAGAAGCAATAGAAGAACATGCATTTGCTTAA
- a CDS encoding PLP-dependent aspartate aminotransferase family protein, with protein MKDTTKILHSIPVDKLTGAVSTPIYQTSTYVQEAPGVNKGYDYARSNNPTRKVVEDLIATLENGTNGYAFASGLAAIDAVVKLLQTGDEIVAVDDIYGGAFRLFTHIYEKFGITVKYVDATQANNIADAITNKTKLIWLESPTNPTLKIADIAAIAKIAKANNTLLCVDNTFASPASQKPIDLGADIVIHSATKYLAGHSDLIAGLVVTNTTELGEKIKFIQNASGAILAPFDSWLVIRGIETLPLRVKQHSENAQRIAEFLLTQDIVNNVYYPGLTQHTNHHIAKQQQKYFGGVVTFDLKIDDKELATQIVSSTKYFKLAESLGGVKSLICLPCEMTHKSIPVEKRYQSGVTDSLIRLSVGLEDVEDLISDLQTAIRSATKKLSFTA; from the coding sequence ATGAAAGACACTACAAAAATTCTGCACAGCATCCCCGTTGACAAACTAACCGGAGCCGTTTCAACCCCTATTTACCAAACATCAACCTACGTGCAGGAAGCACCCGGTGTAAACAAAGGTTACGACTATGCCCGCAGTAACAACCCTACAAGAAAAGTAGTAGAAGACTTAATAGCCACCTTAGAAAATGGAACAAACGGTTACGCATTTGCAAGTGGGCTTGCCGCCATTGATGCCGTAGTAAAGCTATTACAAACAGGCGATGAAATTGTAGCCGTTGACGATATTTATGGTGGTGCATTCAGGCTGTTCACACACATCTATGAAAAATTTGGTATTACCGTAAAGTATGTGGATGCCACACAGGCAAACAATATTGCTGATGCCATTACCAATAAAACAAAATTGATATGGTTAGAGTCGCCAACCAACCCAACACTTAAAATTGCCGACATTGCAGCCATTGCTAAAATAGCCAAAGCAAACAATACTTTATTGTGTGTTGACAATACATTTGCTTCACCTGCCTCACAAAAACCAATTGATTTAGGAGCAGATATAGTCATTCACTCCGCTACCAAATACTTAGCCGGACACAGCGATTTAATAGCCGGTTTAGTAGTTACCAATACAACTGAATTAGGCGAAAAAATTAAGTTCATTCAAAATGCTTCAGGAGCCATATTAGCCCCGTTTGACAGTTGGTTGGTAATACGTGGAATAGAAACCCTGCCCTTACGCGTAAAGCAACACTCAGAAAATGCACAACGTATAGCAGAGTTTTTATTGACACAGGATATTGTAAACAATGTGTACTACCCGGGACTAACACAACACACCAACCACCACATAGCCAAACAGCAACAAAAATATTTTGGTGGCGTAGTTACCTTCGATTTAAAAATAGATGACAAAGAGCTGGCCACTCAAATTGTAAGCAGTACAAAATACTTTAAACTGGCCGAAAGTTTAGGTGGTGTAAAAAGTTTAATATGCCTTCCCTGCGAAATGACCCACAAATCAATTCCGGTTGAAAAGCGCTACCAATCAGGTGTTACAGATAGCTTAATCCGTTTGTCGGTTGGACTGGAAGATGTTGAAGACTTAATCAGCGATTTGCAAACTGCCATTCGTTCTGCAACAAAAAAATTATCGTTCACTGCATAA
- a CDS encoding CocE/NonD family hydrolase, which produces MQHYIYIFLLLLSSVTTAFAQKQALPDSCYIVQDSILIPTKSGIPISAIIVRKQTDTLPLPTILFYTTYYQGKGDAILGKRSADKDYVGVVAYARGIRSDLKNYAPFEHEATDIYDIIDWISKQPWCNGKVGMYGGSYTGFSQWATTKKLHPALKTIVPQVAVMPGFDMPMENNVPTTNILNWANDNIYKFQPLRNGLVFEWFEKGLSFRSLDSLAGQPNPIFQKWLQHPSYDDFWKLLVPTPKEFANINIPVLSTTGYYDGAELSALQYFKLHNQYNKKANHYFVVGPYDHWGGQRYASSNLMGYNIDSVANISMQDLAFQWLNYILKNGKKPALLKNKINYQVMGSNEWKHVESLSKMNNDTLTFYLNNHTLDSQKPKTTSSISQTVDFKDRQNQNNYFTPTIVFDALDTSNGLVFSTKTFEKDFSINGSFTGQLSAAINKKDLDISMALYELQADGKYFFLTRYIGRASFTKNNSKRTLLKPNQKETIPFSNTHLISKKISKGSKLVILLNINKHPFEIINYGSGKNVADETIKDANEPLHINWYNDSYINIPVWIE; this is translated from the coding sequence ATGCAGCATTATATTTATATATTTTTACTTTTATTAAGCAGCGTTACAACAGCTTTTGCCCAAAAACAAGCTTTGCCCGACAGTTGCTATATTGTACAAGACAGCATATTAATTCCAACAAAAAGTGGGATACCTATTTCTGCTATTATTGTTCGTAAGCAAACAGATACCCTACCCCTGCCAACCATTCTTTTTTATACAACCTATTATCAAGGTAAAGGAGATGCCATACTTGGAAAGAGATCGGCCGATAAAGATTATGTTGGTGTAGTTGCCTATGCCCGTGGTATCCGGTCAGATTTAAAGAATTATGCCCCATTTGAACATGAAGCAACAGACATTTACGACATCATTGATTGGATAAGTAAGCAACCATGGTGCAACGGTAAAGTGGGCATGTACGGAGGAAGCTATACTGGTTTTTCGCAATGGGCAACTACAAAAAAACTACATCCCGCTTTAAAAACCATTGTACCACAAGTTGCTGTAATGCCCGGATTTGACATGCCCATGGAAAATAATGTACCTACTACAAACATACTCAATTGGGCAAATGACAATATTTATAAATTCCAACCATTAAGAAATGGTTTAGTATTTGAATGGTTTGAAAAAGGTCTTTCATTCCGTAGTTTAGATAGTTTGGCAGGACAACCAAACCCAATATTCCAGAAATGGTTACAACACCCTTCCTATGACGATTTTTGGAAATTATTAGTTCCAACACCAAAAGAATTTGCCAACATCAACATTCCAGTTTTAAGCACAACCGGTTATTATGACGGTGCAGAATTAAGTGCTTTGCAATACTTTAAACTGCATAACCAATACAACAAAAAAGCCAATCATTATTTTGTTGTTGGGCCTTATGACCATTGGGGTGGGCAACGCTATGCATCTTCAAACTTAATGGGATATAATATTGACTCGGTTGCAAATATAAGTATGCAGGATTTGGCTTTTCAGTGGCTCAACTATATTTTAAAAAATGGTAAAAAACCTGCCCTTCTGAAAAACAAAATAAATTATCAGGTAATGGGAAGTAATGAATGGAAACATGTTGAATCCTTATCCAAAATGAATAACGATACGTTGACCTTTTATTTGAATAATCATACACTCGACTCCCAAAAACCAAAAACAACAAGCAGTATTTCACAAACAGTAGATTTTAAAGACAGACAAAATCAAAACAATTACTTTACGCCAACAATTGTTTTTGACGCACTTGACACCAGTAATGGATTAGTGTTTTCAACAAAAACATTTGAAAAAGACTTTTCAATAAATGGCTCATTTACAGGGCAACTAAGTGCAGCCATCAACAAAAAAGATCTGGATATTTCAATGGCTTTATATGAACTGCAGGCCGATGGAAAATATTTTTTCCTTACCCGATATATTGGCCGTGCTAGTTTCACAAAAAACAACAGCAAAAGAACCCTGCTAAAACCAAATCAAAAAGAAACAATACCATTTTCAAATACACACTTAATCAGTAAAAAAATAAGCAAAGGAAGTAAGTTGGTTATTCTTTTAAACATTAACAAACATCCTTTTGAAATAATTAATTATGGCTCGGGTAAAAATGTAGCAGACGAAACTATAAAAGATGCTAATGAACCTTTGCATATAAATTGGTACAACGACAGCTATATAAATATTCCTGTATGGATAGAGTGA
- a CDS encoding VOC family protein, producing the protein MITAYITFNGNTEEAFDFYKTALNGTITNLQRFGDAPNADQMSDADKNKIMHIALEGPDNIKLMGNDYLPFMGEAFKAGNNFSLSFHPDNKETADKLFNSLSVGGKITMPMSTAPWGDYFGMFTDKFGMTWMINHQVKQ; encoded by the coding sequence ATGATTACAGCTTACATTACTTTTAATGGAAACACCGAAGAAGCTTTTGATTTTTATAAAACCGCTTTAAATGGAACCATTACCAACCTGCAACGTTTTGGTGACGCCCCAAATGCAGATCAGATGTCGGACGCGGACAAGAACAAAATTATGCATATAGCACTGGAAGGCCCCGATAATATAAAACTAATGGGCAACGACTATTTACCTTTTATGGGCGAAGCTTTTAAGGCCGGTAATAACTTCTCCTTATCATTCCATCCTGATAATAAAGAAACGGCTGATAAGTTATTTAACAGCCTTTCCGTTGGTGGTAAAATTACAATGCCTATGAGTACAGCTCCTTGGGGCGATTACTTTGGTATGTTTACCGACAAATTCGGAATGACGTGGATGATTAACCATCAGGTTAAACAATAA
- a CDS encoding tetratricopeptide repeat protein: MKKILTTLTLICTLAAFGQTSQEHFQNGIAKHKQQDYKGAIKEYDKSIKEDKANKDAYYNRGNCELALKDYKSAMADFSKTIELDPKFVEAYYSRAAVFVSLQKYAEALPDLDKTIELDAKTPNALTLRGQIRAQTGNKKGACEDFVYAKEMGDKQADKYIAQFCGNEQLEGESLMLNWPESENWKVGNSQETDEMAMLELIHTNETLEKWTEFGSMMSIKGAKNIPMDKAMNMMFEQAKLNSSKAKLTFIEKDESAEYPWIIFTIEAPGFKNDKTPESQLWYIVQGKTSLYTNFRAVKQATVPAELKDKWIQFFKTAKVVNK, from the coding sequence ATGAAAAAAATACTAACCACACTTACCCTTATTTGTACCTTGGCTGCTTTTGGGCAAACCTCGCAAGAGCATTTTCAAAACGGAATTGCAAAACATAAACAACAAGACTATAAAGGAGCTATTAAAGAGTACGACAAGTCCATAAAAGAAGATAAAGCAAACAAAGACGCTTATTATAATCGTGGTAATTGTGAACTGGCTTTAAAAGATTATAAATCGGCCATGGCAGACTTTAGCAAAACCATTGAACTGGACCCAAAATTTGTAGAAGCTTATTACAGCAGAGCTGCTGTTTTTGTTAGCCTGCAAAAGTATGCGGAGGCACTACCCGACTTGGACAAGACTATTGAATTAGACGCCAAAACACCCAATGCATTAACCCTGCGTGGGCAAATACGTGCGCAAACAGGTAATAAAAAAGGGGCTTGTGAAGATTTTGTTTACGCCAAAGAAATGGGCGATAAACAGGCAGATAAATATATAGCCCAGTTTTGTGGTAACGAACAACTAGAGGGAGAATCGTTAATGCTGAACTGGCCTGAAAGTGAAAATTGGAAAGTAGGTAATAGCCAGGAAACGGATGAAATGGCTATGCTCGAATTAATTCATACAAACGAAACATTGGAGAAATGGACAGAGTTTGGTAGTATGATGTCCATTAAAGGTGCAAAAAACATTCCTATGGATAAGGCCATGAATATGATGTTTGAGCAAGCCAAATTAAACTCATCAAAAGCAAAACTAACATTTATTGAAAAGGACGAATCAGCAGAATACCCTTGGATAATTTTCACCATTGAAGCACCCGGCTTTAAAAATGACAAAACACCTGAATCACAACTTTGGTATATTGTTCAAGGTAAAACATCGCTTTACACAAACTTCCGTGCTGTTAAACAAGCTACAGTTCCGGCAGAGTTAAAAGACAAATGGATTCAGTTTTTTAAGACCGCAAAAGTGGTAAATAAATAG
- a CDS encoding SulP family inorganic anion transporter, whose protein sequence is MNKNTFPKTPISRLKLFFTFFDSRWEDLTKDNWAKTIYKDFSAGLIVAMTAIPMAMGFAMAMGMRPEHGIIAGALACVIGRTFGGSKYQVYGPTAAFIPVIAALITKYGVAGGGTFEAAHGFLILVSMIAGIILMIMGIYGFGRFAKLVPNSIIVGFTIGIAVAIALTNLEDILGIESFKDLLGQDEEIKGGLIHNLRTAFSNMHLINGWSILLGIMTFVLTKVLLRISVFIPGPVIAMGVATVLSATLLADKNIILVKDLYGSIPNNFFVFTAPSLPSFSASVLLDIVYFVCAIVFVSGVESILCSSMADKLANNKKTPFNPDKEFFGQGLVQIITPLVQGFPCTGALARTATSIKAGAQTPLAGYFKAILKLTMAYFLAQYLELIPMACIGGILVWVASNMIKPSEIKEIKHLGKFEFSMMLYTAVMVPMTDFLTGVLSALIIYFVVKYIFRKKPHLLTS, encoded by the coding sequence ATGAACAAAAATACATTTCCAAAAACACCAATAAGCCGTTTAAAGCTATTCTTCACCTTCTTCGATTCAAGATGGGAAGACCTTACCAAAGACAATTGGGCTAAAACAATTTACAAAGATTTTAGTGCCGGATTAATTGTTGCCATGACCGCCATACCTATGGCAATGGGTTTTGCCATGGCAATGGGCATGCGCCCCGAACATGGTATTATAGCAGGTGCATTAGCCTGTGTAATAGGCCGTACCTTTGGTGGCTCAAAGTACCAGGTATATGGACCCACAGCAGCATTTATTCCCGTTATTGCCGCTTTAATTACCAAATACGGAGTAGCAGGCGGTGGCACTTTTGAAGCAGCACATGGTTTCTTAATTCTTGTTTCCATGATTGCCGGTATTATATTAATGATCATGGGTATTTACGGTTTTGGTCGTTTTGCCAAGCTGGTACCCAACTCTATTATTGTTGGCTTTACCATTGGTATAGCCGTTGCCATTGCATTAACCAATTTAGAAGATATACTCGGCATTGAATCGTTCAAAGATTTATTAGGGCAAGACGAAGAAATAAAAGGCGGACTTATTCATAATTTAAGAACCGCTTTTTCTAATATGCATTTAATAAATGGCTGGTCTATTTTGTTAGGCATTATGACCTTTGTGTTAACCAAAGTTTTATTACGTATTTCTGTTTTTATACCGGGGCCCGTTATTGCAATGGGTGTTGCAACCGTACTATCTGCTACTTTGCTTGCTGATAAAAACATTATATTGGTAAAAGATTTATATGGTTCAATCCCCAACAACTTTTTTGTTTTTACTGCACCATCGTTGCCATCGTTTAGTGCAAGTGTATTATTAGATATAGTATATTTTGTATGTGCCATCGTATTTGTTTCCGGAGTGGAGAGTATTTTATGCTCATCCATGGCAGACAAATTAGCCAACAATAAAAAAACACCTTTTAACCCCGATAAAGAATTTTTTGGACAAGGCTTGGTGCAAATTATTACTCCATTGGTTCAAGGGTTTCCGTGTACAGGTGCATTGGCACGTACTGCAACAAGTATTAAAGCAGGTGCACAAACACCTTTAGCCGGATACTTTAAAGCTATTTTAAAACTAACCATGGCCTACTTTTTAGCACAATACTTAGAGTTAATCCCTATGGCTTGTATTGGTGGTATTTTAGTATGGGTAGCCAGTAATATGATTAAACCATCCGAAATAAAAGAGATAAAACACTTAGGTAAATTTGAATTTTCCATGATGTTGTATACCGCTGTTATGGTGCCAATGACAGATTTTTTAACAGGCGTATTATCAGCATTAATTATCTATTTTGTTGTTAAATACATTTTCAGAAAGAAACCACATCTATTAACATCATAA